A region of the Micromonospora sediminicola genome:
GACGCAGTCGAACCCCCGCACCGCCCGCCATGATCACAACATGCATCGACTCTCCACTCGTCCCCCGCTCCACCTCGCGTCCAACGAGCCTGGCCCACGGTTGGGTACGGAAAACACCTGTTCGGGGGGCGTTTCCCGGCGTCGTGCCGTCCGGTAAGCCCGACGGTCCACGCGCCGCTGTGGTGAGCTGTACCGGTGGCGGGCTATGTGTTCGGGCTGGTGCTGCACCCCACCCGCGACGTCTCCGAGGTGGTGGGGACGATCGCGCGCTGGGCGGCGCAGCACGGCAAGACCCTGGCCGTCCGCTGCGAGGACCGGCACCGCGTGCCGACCTCGGTGGAGGCGGTGCCCGCCTGCGACCTGGCCGACCACTGCGACGCGCTGATCAGCATCGGTGGCGACGGCACCATGCTGGGCGCGCTGCGGATGGCCGTCCGCGACCCGAAGCCGGTGCTCGGGGTGCACCTGGGACGGGTGGGCTTCCTGGTCGAGGTGGAGCCGCCGGACCTGCCCCGGGCGCTGGAACGCCTGGTCGCGCGCGACTTCACCATCGAGTCGCACGCCTGCCTGGCCTGCGACGTGTGCGGTGACGACGTGGTGGCGTTCAACGACATCGCGCTGGTCCGCCAGCCCGGCGCCGGTTTCGTCACGGCCACCCTGGCGGTGGACGGCCAGCGGTACGGCTACTACCGGTGCGACGCGCTGGTGGTGAGCACGCCGACCGGCTCGACCGCGTACAGCTACGCCGCCGGCGGGCCGTTGATCTCGCCGGCGACGGAGGCGCTGGTGGTGACGCCGTCGGCCCCGATGGCCGGGATCTCCCGCTCGGTGCTGCTGTCGCCGCACGAGAGCGTGCACCTGGAGCTGCGGCCGGACTCGGCGCCGGTGGCGGTGGAGATGGACGGGTTGCTGATCCGCGAGGCGGCGACCGAGGGTTCGGTGCACGTCCGGTACGTCCCGGACGCCGGTCGGGTGGTCCGCCTCGATCCGCGCCGCTATCAGGAGCGTAACCAGCTCAAACTGAGCCTGCTGGACCTGCCGCTGCTGCCCGACCAGCTCCGCGAGCTGCTGCCGGACGGGTTGCGGGAGCAGCTCAACCGCCGGGAGCTGCCCCCGCCCCGGTGACGTCTCAGCCGCCGAGCACGCCGTCGACCAGCGACTTGGCCTCCTCCTGGATCCGGGCCAGGTGCTCCGGGCCCTGGAACGACTCGGCGTAGATCTTGTAGACGTCCTCCGTGCCCGACGGCCGGGCGGCGAACCAGCCCGACTCGGTGGTCACCTTCAGCCCGCCGATCGCGGCGCCGTTGCCGGGCGCGGTGGTGAGGACGGCGGTGATCGGCTCGCCGGCCAGCTCGGTGGCGGTGACCTGCTCCGGCGAGAGCTTGGCCAGGACGGCCTTCTCCTCGCGGCCCGCCGGGGCGTCGATCCGGGCGTACGCGGGGGCGCCGAAGCGGTCGGCCAGGTCGGCCCAGTGCTCGCTCGGGGTCCGCCCGGTGGTGGCGATGATCTCGGCGGCGAGCAGGCAGAGCAGGATGCCGTCCTTGTCGGTGGTCCAGGTGCTGCCGTCGCGGCGCAGGAAGGACGCGCCGGCGCTCTCCTCGCCGCCGAAGCCGACCGCGCCGTCGAGCAGCCCGGGCACGAACCACTTGAAGCCGACCGGCACCTCCAGCAGCGGCCGGCCCAGGTCGGCCGCGACCCGGTCGATCATCGAGGAGGAGACGAGCGTCTTGCCCACCGCCGCGGCCGGGCCCCACTGCTCGCGGGTACGGAACAGGTGGCCGATCGCCACCGCCAGGTAGTGGTTGGGGTTCATCAGCCCGCCGTCCGGGGTGACGATGCCGTGCCGGTCGGCGTCGGCGTCGTTGCCGGTGGAGACCGCGAACCGGCCGCGGGCGGCGATCAGCGAGGCCATCGCGTTCGGCGACGAGCAGTCCATCCGGATCTTGCCGTCGCCGTCCAACGTCATGAACCGCCAGGTGGGGTCCACGGTCGGGTTGATCACGGTGAGGTCGAGGCGGTGCCGCTCGGCGATCTCCCCCCAGTACGCGACGCTCGCCCCGCCCATCGGGTCGGCGCCGATGCGCACCCCGGCGTCCCGGATCGCGTCGATGTCCAGCGCGGCGGGCAGGTCGTCGACGTAGCGGGCGAGGAAGTCGTACTCCCCGGTGGTGTCGGCGGCGCGGGCCCGCGCGTACGGGATGCGCTTCACCTCCTTGAGCCCGGCGGCGAGGATGGCGTTCGCGCGGTCCTGGATCCACTTCGTGACGTCGGTGTCGGCGGGGCCGCCGTTGGTGGGGTTGTACTTGAAGCCGCCGTCGGACGGCGGGTTGTGCGACGGGGTGATGACGATGCCGTCGGCGAGGGCCGAGGTGCGGCCCCGGTTGTGGGTGAGGATGGCGTGCGACAGCGCCGGGGTGGGCGTGTAGCCGTCCCGGCTGTCGCGCAGCACGGTGACCTCGTTGGCGGCGAGGACCTCCAGCGCGTCGGCCTCGGCGGGCGCGGAGAGCGCGTGGGTGTCGCGGGCGAGGAACAGCGGGCCGTCGAGGCCCTGCTCCCGCCGGTAGTCGCAGAGCGCCTGGGTCACGGCGAGGATGTGGTCGGAGTTGAACGCGTTGCGCAGGCTGGACCCGCGGTGCCCGGACGTGCCGAAGGAGACCTGCTGCGCCGGGTCGCTCGGGTCGGGGTGCTCGGCGTAGTAGGCGGTGACCAGCCGGGGCACGTCGACCAGGTCGGCGGGCTCGGCG
Encoded here:
- a CDS encoding NAD(+)/NADH kinase; its protein translation is MAGYVFGLVLHPTRDVSEVVGTIARWAAQHGKTLAVRCEDRHRVPTSVEAVPACDLADHCDALISIGGDGTMLGALRMAVRDPKPVLGVHLGRVGFLVEVEPPDLPRALERLVARDFTIESHACLACDVCGDDVVAFNDIALVRQPGAGFVTATLAVDGQRYGYYRCDALVVSTPTGSTAYSYAAGGPLISPATEALVVTPSAPMAGISRSVLLSPHESVHLELRPDSAPVAVEMDGLLIREAATEGSVHVRYVPDAGRVVRLDPRRYQERNQLKLSLLDLPLLPDQLRELLPDGLREQLNRRELPPPR
- the pgm gene encoding phosphoglucomutase (alpha-D-glucose-1,6-bisphosphate-dependent): MPHPRAGKPAEPADLVDVPRLVTAYYAEHPDPSDPAQQVSFGTSGHRGSSLRNAFNSDHILAVTQALCDYRREQGLDGPLFLARDTHALSAPAEADALEVLAANEVTVLRDSRDGYTPTPALSHAILTHNRGRTSALADGIVITPSHNPPSDGGFKYNPTNGGPADTDVTKWIQDRANAILAAGLKEVKRIPYARARAADTTGEYDFLARYVDDLPAALDIDAIRDAGVRIGADPMGGASVAYWGEIAERHRLDLTVINPTVDPTWRFMTLDGDGKIRMDCSSPNAMASLIAARGRFAVSTGNDADADRHGIVTPDGGLMNPNHYLAVAIGHLFRTREQWGPAAAVGKTLVSSSMIDRVAADLGRPLLEVPVGFKWFVPGLLDGAVGFGGEESAGASFLRRDGSTWTTDKDGILLCLLAAEIIATTGRTPSEHWADLADRFGAPAYARIDAPAGREEKAVLAKLSPEQVTATELAGEPITAVLTTAPGNGAAIGGLKVTTESGWFAARPSGTEDVYKIYAESFQGPEHLARIQEEAKSLVDGVLGG